A single Planctomycetota bacterium DNA region contains:
- a CDS encoding FtsX-like permease family protein: MLGVVFGVGSVVAMLSVGEGASRQALQQIEKLGAHNVIITSIKPQEDERATSASRRTFMSIFGLLYADEQRIAETCPDVETTVPAKINRVEARLGERAMDVRLVGTTPGWFDLVERPLLAGRVITQHDEETSANVCVLAEQAARQLLAGANSIGQTVTIGSNAFVVIGIVRTEDASGGGVQTPDEPTDAYIPLSTARMRFGDLYTSRGSGSYVREQVELHKLIARVDEIENVEPTADAIRTMLERFHKKTDYQISVPLSLLNQARETQRIFSIVLGSIAGISLLVGGIGIMNIMLASVTERTREIGIRRAIGAKRKQIIGQFLIETMVLSLMGGLIGVGLGILIPAMITHFAHMPTIVTPSSLILSLGISACVGIVFGLYPAYRAAMLDPIIALRHE, from the coding sequence ATGCTCGGCGTGGTGTTCGGCGTGGGGTCGGTCGTGGCGATGCTCTCCGTCGGCGAAGGCGCGAGCCGGCAGGCGCTTCAGCAGATCGAAAAGCTCGGCGCGCACAACGTGATCATCACCTCGATCAAACCGCAGGAGGACGAGCGCGCCACCTCCGCGAGCCGGCGGACGTTCATGAGCATCTTCGGACTGCTGTATGCGGACGAACAGCGCATCGCCGAGACGTGCCCGGACGTCGAGACGACGGTCCCCGCGAAGATCAATCGCGTCGAGGCCCGGCTGGGGGAGCGGGCGATGGATGTGCGGCTCGTCGGCACGACGCCGGGGTGGTTCGATCTGGTGGAGCGCCCGCTGCTCGCCGGTCGCGTGATCACGCAGCACGATGAGGAGACCAGTGCGAATGTATGCGTGCTGGCCGAGCAGGCGGCAAGGCAACTGCTCGCCGGCGCCAACAGCATCGGGCAAACCGTCACCATCGGGTCCAACGCCTTCGTCGTCATCGGCATCGTGCGGACCGAAGACGCCAGCGGCGGCGGCGTGCAGACGCCTGACGAACCGACCGATGCGTACATCCCGCTCTCCACCGCACGCATGCGCTTCGGCGATCTTTACACAAGCCGCGGGTCCGGCTCGTACGTCCGCGAGCAGGTCGAACTGCACAAGCTCATCGCGCGCGTTGATGAAATCGAAAACGTCGAACCCACCGCCGACGCCATTCGCACCATGCTCGAACGCTTTCACAAGAAAACCGACTACCAGATTTCCGTGCCGCTTTCGCTCTTGAATCAGGCCCGCGAAACGCAGCGCATCTTCAGCATCGTCCTCGGCTCCATCGCCGGCATCTCGCTCCTCGTCGGCGGCATCGGCATCATGAACATCATGCTCGCCTCCGTCACCGAGCGCACCCGCGAGATCGGCATCCGCCGCGCCATCGGCGCCAAACGCAAGCAGATCATCGGACAGTTCCTCATCGAAACGATGGTGCTCTCATTGATGGGCGGCCTCATCGGCGTGGGACTGGGCATCCTCATCCCCGCCATGATCACCCACTTCGCGCACATGCCCACCATCGTCACCCCCAGCTCACTCATCCTCTCGCTGGGCATCAGCGCCTGCGTCGGCATCGTCTTCGGTCTCTACCCCGCCTACCGCGCCGCCATGCTCGACCCCATCATCGCTCTGCGTCACGAATAG
- a CDS encoding FAD-dependent oxidoreductase, whose protein sequence is MQSNRLKLWLLCLVALFAAAPLHAADHLLVEAESFEKPGGWCLDTQFIEIMGSPYMLAHGMGRPVDDATTTVTFPAPGTYHMYVRTKDWVARWKAPGAPGKFQVLVNGKPSDTTFGTEGADWFWQDGGKFTITDKSAVITLHDLTGFDGRADAIYFTTDDNDAPPNEGTILPAWRKKLLGLSDAPIEEGPFDLVVVGGGYSGMGAAISAARMGCKVALIQDRPVLGGNGSSEVRVWAQGLIRRGKYPTIGEIVEEFADSAKKSPGTYEEFEDAKKEAVVRAEKNIKLFLNHHAYKVEKKGNRITAVIALATDSSAVRRFTGKLFADTTGHGTIGGLAGADFDMTEKGHMGMSNMWYWSEHDEEHAFPKTPWALDLNMADFPYPQNHHGQWFWEGGFDRDPLTDLEYVRDWNLRAVYGAFNAMKNGDGADKHKTATLDWIAYIGGPRESRRLLGDVILTEDDIISKREFPDGCVPSTWSIDLHCPKQQYAKKYPDDPFISIAKMNHAVDRNYGYPIPYRCFYSRNIDNLFMAGRDISVTHEALGTTRVMKTCGMMGEVVGKAASLCVLHDCTPRDVYHSYWTELDKLLNLKGAARRDTVEGPIYIPEGAPVLPDVVRDSLDTSKLAGTVIDDAAATKTGKWGSGTGLKPYVGSAYLYSSDPEASIRFDIKVPTSGKYEVRYKYSEHENRATKAPVTVQSADGSKTTLIDETQKPPLDKGFISLGTYAFEAGKVGAVTATAKDAGGTIHADAVQIIPVK, encoded by the coding sequence ATGCAATCCAATCGCCTGAAGCTGTGGCTTCTCTGCCTCGTCGCACTCTTCGCCGCCGCCCCGCTGCATGCGGCGGACCATCTGCTCGTCGAAGCCGAGAGCTTCGAGAAGCCCGGCGGGTGGTGCCTCGACACGCAGTTCATCGAAATCATGGGCTCGCCCTACATGCTCGCGCACGGCATGGGCCGACCCGTCGACGACGCGACGACGACCGTGACCTTCCCCGCCCCCGGCACATATCACATGTACGTCCGCACCAAGGACTGGGTCGCCCGATGGAAAGCCCCCGGCGCGCCCGGTAAGTTCCAGGTGCTCGTCAACGGCAAACCCTCCGACACGACCTTCGGCACCGAAGGCGCCGACTGGTTCTGGCAGGACGGCGGCAAGTTCACCATCACCGACAAATCCGCCGTCATCACGCTGCATGACCTGACCGGCTTCGACGGCCGGGCCGATGCGATCTACTTCACCACCGACGACAACGACGCCCCGCCCAACGAAGGAACGATTCTCCCCGCATGGCGCAAGAAGCTGCTCGGGCTCTCCGATGCACCCATCGAGGAAGGGCCGTTCGATCTGGTCGTGGTCGGCGGCGGATACTCGGGCATGGGCGCGGCGATCAGCGCGGCTCGCATGGGCTGCAAGGTCGCCCTCATTCAGGATCGCCCCGTGCTCGGCGGTAACGGATCGAGCGAAGTGCGCGTGTGGGCACAGGGTCTGATCCGACGCGGCAAATATCCGACGATCGGCGAGATCGTCGAGGAGTTCGCCGACAGCGCCAAGAAATCGCCCGGCACGTATGAGGAATTCGAGGACGCCAAGAAGGAAGCCGTCGTCCGGGCCGAGAAGAACATCAAACTCTTCCTCAATCATCACGCCTACAAGGTGGAGAAGAAAGGCAATCGCATCACGGCCGTGATCGCCCTCGCCACCGACTCCAGCGCCGTCCGCCGCTTCACCGGCAAGCTCTTCGCCGACACGACCGGGCACGGCACGATCGGCGGACTCGCCGGAGCCGACTTCGACATGACCGAGAAGGGCCACATGGGCATGAGCAACATGTGGTACTGGTCCGAGCATGACGAGGAGCACGCGTTCCCCAAGACGCCCTGGGCCCTTGATCTGAACATGGCCGACTTCCCCTATCCGCAGAATCATCATGGGCAGTGGTTCTGGGAAGGCGGGTTCGATCGCGATCCGCTGACGGACCTGGAATATGTGCGCGACTGGAATCTGCGCGCGGTGTACGGCGCGTTCAACGCCATGAAGAACGGCGACGGGGCGGACAAACACAAGACCGCCACGCTGGACTGGATCGCCTACATCGGCGGCCCGCGCGAGTCCCGCCGCCTGCTCGGCGACGTGATCCTCACCGAAGACGACATCATCTCCAAGCGCGAGTTCCCCGACGGCTGCGTGCCGAGCACATGGTCCATCGACCTGCATTGCCCCAAGCAGCAGTACGCCAAGAAGTACCCCGATGATCCGTTCATCTCGATCGCCAAGATGAACCACGCGGTCGATCGCAACTACGGCTACCCGATCCCCTACCGCTGCTTCTACTCGCGGAATATCGACAATCTGTTCATGGCGGGGCGCGACATCAGCGTGACGCACGAAGCGCTGGGCACGACGCGCGTGATGAAGACGTGCGGGATGATGGGCGAAGTCGTCGGCAAGGCGGCGTCGCTGTGCGTGCTTCACGACTGCACGCCGCGCGATGTGTATCACTCGTACTGGACCGAACTCGACAAGCTGCTGAACCTCAAGGGCGCCGCCCGCCGCGATACGGTCGAAGGGCCGATTTACATTCCCGAAGGCGCCCCGGTGCTGCCGGATGTGGTGCGCGATTCGCTCGACACCTCGAAGCTCGCCGGCACCGTCATCGATGACGCCGCCGCGACAAAGACCGGCAAGTGGGGCTCGGGCACGGGGCTTAAACCCTACGTCGGCTCCGCGTATCTCTACAGCTCCGATCCCGAGGCCTCGATCCGCTTCGACATCAAAGTCCCGACGAGCGGCAAGTATGAAGTGCGCTACAAGTATTCCGAACACGAAAACCGTGCGACCAAGGCGCCCGTGACCGTCCAGAGCGCCGACGGATCGAAGACGACGCTCATCGACGAAACCCAAAAGCCCCCGCTCGACAAGGGCTTCATCTCGCTGGGCACGTATGCGTTCGAAGCCGGCAAAGTCGGCGCGGTGACCGCGACCGCCAAGGACGCCGGCGGAACCATTCATGCCGATGCGGTGCAGATCATCCCGGTGAAGTAA
- a CDS encoding prepilin-type N-terminal cleavage/methylation domain-containing protein, which yields MNRLLKAQGWSSLSFQGRRPMLRKAFTLIELLVVVAIIALLIAILLPSLSKARQTAKEVTCGVDIRTLTQVTLTYAVENKGFYPALLHDGPNDRVGSDSAYLYHVYTYWRKYMMNEYGLVRNQFYSPNNPIWNDDDLYYFNRTNPNDPNTAQTMVMGRFYLCSHGIVDKASFLLGVVDPGLPNKGTVFATRASDKPAVPLMWTDLNRKYAGVFYSSGNRWGSNHLYDVQKNFPEGTHNGYIDGHVLWAPASDIKLRVSYPAPGSADNYW from the coding sequence ATGAACCGTCTGCTGAAAGCTCAGGGATGGTCATCCCTCAGCTTTCAAGGAAGAAGACCCATGCTCCGCAAAGCTTTTACGCTCATCGAACTCCTCGTCGTCGTGGCGATCATCGCGCTGCTCATCGCCATTCTGCTTCCGTCGCTGAGCAAAGCCCGGCAGACCGCCAAGGAAGTCACCTGCGGCGTCGACATCCGCACACTCACGCAGGTCACGCTCACTTACGCCGTCGAAAACAAGGGCTTCTATCCCGCGCTGCTACACGACGGACCCAACGACAGGGTCGGATCTGACAGCGCATATCTGTATCACGTCTACACGTACTGGCGCAAGTACATGATGAACGAATATGGCCTGGTGCGGAATCAGTTCTATTCGCCCAACAACCCCATCTGGAATGACGACGATCTGTACTACTTCAACCGCACCAATCCGAATGATCCGAACACGGCGCAGACGATGGTCATGGGGCGGTTTTACCTCTGTTCACACGGCATCGTCGACAAGGCGAGCTTCCTGCTGGGCGTCGTCGATCCGGGCCTCCCCAACAAAGGAACCGTCTTCGCCACCCGCGCCAGCGACAAGCCCGCCGTACCTTTGATGTGGACTGACCTGAACCGCAAGTACGCCGGCGTGTTCTACAGCAGCGGCAATCGCTGGGGCTCCAATCACCTGTACGACGTGCAGAAGAACTTCCCTGAAGGCACGCACAACGGTTACATCGACGGACACGTCCTCTGGGCTCCCGCCTCCGACATCAAACTTCGCGTGAGCTACCCTGCCCCCGGCAGTGCCGACAACTACTGGTAA
- a CDS encoding ATP-binding cassette domain-containing protein — protein MVLEPEAPPAHGRDDAVIELRDVRKIYRMGDNEVKALDGVSLKFRRGSFWAILGASGSGKSTMLNLLGCLDRPTTGQLLIEGEDIGQMNDDRLSHLRLRRLGFIFQSFNLIPQLTVRENIEIPMHYMGWDARKSARRAAELAGMVALGDRLDHRPMQLSGGQQQRVAIARSLANDPSIILADEPTGNLDTATSVAIMKLLTELHKQGRTIVMVTHENDIAAYASHRLHMRDGRVDRIEQ, from the coding sequence ATGGTTCTCGAACCCGAAGCGCCGCCGGCGCACGGCCGCGATGACGCCGTCATCGAGCTGCGCGATGTCCGCAAGATTTATCGGATGGGCGATAACGAAGTGAAGGCGCTCGACGGCGTCTCGCTCAAGTTTCGGCGCGGCAGCTTCTGGGCCATCCTCGGCGCGTCCGGCTCGGGCAAGTCCACCATGCTCAATCTGCTCGGCTGCCTCGACCGCCCCACGACCGGCCAACTGCTCATCGAAGGCGAAGACATCGGCCAGATGAATGACGACCGGCTCAGCCATCTGCGCCTCCGCCGGCTGGGCTTCATCTTTCAGAGCTTCAATCTGATTCCGCAATTGACCGTGCGCGAGAACATCGAAATCCCGATGCACTACATGGGATGGGACGCGCGCAAGAGCGCTCGACGCGCGGCGGAGCTGGCGGGCATGGTCGCCCTCGGCGATCGGCTCGATCACCGGCCGATGCAGCTTTCCGGCGGACAACAGCAGCGCGTCGCCATCGCCCGCAGTCTCGCCAACGATCCGTCGATCATCCTCGCCGACGAACCGACCGGCAATCTCGACACCGCCACCAGCGTCGCCATCATGAAGCTCCTCACCGAGCTGCACAAGCAGGGCCGCACCATCGTGATGGTCACCCACGAAAACGACATCGCCGCCTACGCCAGCCATCGCCTTCACATGCGCGACGGCCGCGTCGACCGCATCGAGCAATAA
- a CDS encoding sigma-70 family RNA polymerase sigma factor has product MSSPDRTARFVQQLTTCQSRVYAYIATLVGDLDQAHDVLQETNLVLWEKSAEYEEGRDFLAWACGVAKYQVLAHRRDRGRDRLRFSDTVTEQLAEETIRESGTAEDRRRALHGCLNKLPARQHDLLLRRYSPDGSVQAIAAQLGRPVGSISQAIYRIRKALAECVERTMRAEGRS; this is encoded by the coding sequence GTGAGTTCGCCCGACCGCACAGCCCGGTTTGTTCAGCAGCTTACCACCTGTCAAAGCAGGGTTTACGCATATATTGCCACGCTCGTCGGCGACCTCGATCAGGCGCATGATGTCTTGCAGGAGACCAACCTGGTGCTCTGGGAGAAATCCGCGGAGTACGAGGAGGGCCGGGATTTTCTGGCGTGGGCGTGCGGGGTGGCGAAGTACCAGGTGCTGGCCCACCGGCGGGACCGGGGGCGCGATCGGCTGCGGTTCTCCGACACGGTGACCGAACAGCTTGCGGAGGAAACCATCCGCGAGAGCGGCACGGCGGAGGATCGGCGGCGAGCGCTGCACGGCTGTCTGAACAAGCTGCCGGCCCGACAGCACGACCTGCTGCTCCGCCGCTACAGTCCCGATGGATCGGTGCAGGCCATCGCGGCTCAACTGGGCCGGCCGGTCGGCTCGATCTCGCAGGCGATATACCGGATTCGCAAGGCGCTGGCGGAGTGCGTCGAGCGGACGATGCGCGCGGAGGGCCGGTCATGA
- a CDS encoding DNRLRE domain-containing protein, with amino-acid sequence MIMTKAKGQEAGQQHGGWVRIAAGLCIAGLSMSAAQGAAVTASFTATQDTYIHSSLAGPFGSATTMEIKNVADGDNFNRKAYLEFDTSSRSGRQFVSATLALPFVAAGGTEDTNSTWNFGVYGLTDNGLDNWSEATATWSSSPGPIAPANIASGAGSAAGFDPAKSTSLGNFNVTGRGTTTQTFSSAGLLDFVVNDANHLNTIMIGRNTAQFGTQTVVHAIRTNNSPSTPHVALQIVENNLLANGDLELGSGTSFTSWTNNSTVASTHAALTGGSARAAFLDTSKTGEADLRQTVHAAGSSFMFETYFATENGGGGANDRGFNLIMTALNGSGQINMRVNGQGAVQVFNNSTWVTILAAGSVAFSNDANNNLDFTDDVINSYRLRIIGKGWGTATPTYDVLLSGANGTTFLLSAMGVNAFQGGAPTSAAQAGINEVIFETEFGNGDFAVDAAYLQMIPEPSSLALMALGMITLARRRR; translated from the coding sequence ATGATCATGACGAAAGCAAAAGGACAGGAAGCGGGCCAACAACACGGCGGATGGGTTCGGATCGCGGCGGGTTTGTGCATCGCGGGGTTGAGCATGTCGGCTGCTCAAGGCGCCGCGGTGACGGCGAGCTTCACCGCCACGCAGGACACCTACATCCACTCGTCGCTGGCCGGCCCGTTCGGCTCGGCGACGACGATGGAGATCAAGAACGTCGCCGACGGTGACAACTTCAACCGCAAAGCGTACCTGGAATTCGACACGTCCTCACGCTCCGGCCGGCAGTTCGTCTCCGCCACGCTCGCCCTGCCCTTCGTCGCCGCCGGCGGGACGGAGGACACTAACAGCACATGGAACTTCGGCGTGTATGGGCTGACCGACAACGGGCTGGACAACTGGAGCGAGGCGACGGCGACGTGGTCCTCATCGCCCGGCCCGATCGCGCCGGCGAACATCGCCTCCGGCGCCGGGTCCGCCGCCGGTTTCGACCCCGCCAAGTCCACCAGTCTCGGCAACTTCAACGTCACCGGCCGCGGCACCACTACGCAGACCTTCTCCTCCGCGGGCTTGCTCGACTTCGTCGTCAATGACGCCAATCACCTCAACACGATCATGATCGGCCGCAACACCGCCCAGTTCGGCACGCAGACGGTCGTGCATGCGATCCGCACCAACAATTCGCCTTCGACGCCGCATGTCGCATTGCAGATCGTCGAAAACAATCTGCTGGCCAACGGCGATCTGGAGCTGGGCTCGGGCACGAGTTTCACAAGCTGGACCAACAACTCGACGGTCGCCTCGACGCACGCCGCGCTGACCGGCGGGTCCGCCCGAGCCGCATTCCTCGACACGTCCAAGACCGGCGAGGCCGACCTGCGCCAGACCGTCCACGCCGCCGGTTCGAGCTTCATGTTCGAGACCTATTTCGCCACCGAGAACGGCGGCGGCGGCGCCAACGACCGCGGGTTCAACCTGATCATGACCGCCCTGAACGGGTCCGGCCAGATCAACATGCGCGTCAACGGCCAAGGCGCCGTGCAGGTGTTCAACAACAGCACATGGGTCACGATCCTCGCAGCCGGCAGCGTCGCCTTTTCCAACGACGCCAACAACAACCTCGACTTCACAGACGACGTCATCAATAGCTACCGCCTGCGCATCATCGGCAAGGGCTGGGGCACCGCGACGCCGACGTACGATGTGCTCCTGTCCGGCGCCAACGGCACGACGTTCCTGCTCTCGGCAATGGGCGTCAACGCCTTCCAGGGCGGCGCCCCGACGAGCGCCGCGCAAGCCGGCATCAACGAAGTCATCTTCGAAACCGAATTCGGCAACGGTGACTTCGCCGTCGACGCCGCATACCTGCAAATGATCCCCGAACCTTCATCGCTCGCGCTGATGGCGCTGGGCATGATCACGCTCGCGCGCCGCCGCCGATGA
- a CDS encoding HlyD family efflux transporter periplasmic adaptor subunit, with amino-acid sequence MSSTPTSLTEAQVRPRGGWLKRWVWVGVLGCGVGAVVLVAMLMGKSAPATDRWANAPTYEVKRGPLTISVDVAGSVRSAQAIVIKSEVEGRAAILSLVEEGTIVKQGDLLVELDSSTLADKKIDQEIAYQNAESNKIQASENLDVARKQAQADISAADVDLQLAQLDLKKYIEGEYQNELADAQKAISIAEAKQKLAAEKLEWSKKLQAEGYITLNELQGDELDEQSAQLEVESAHRELDLLRKFTYQRTLAKLQSDVDQKTFLLDKTKHKANSSIINAEADQRAKEASFNREKEKLGKLNDQISKCKIYAPVGGMVVYSTVGSQSYRSNSDPIAVGVEVTERQELMRLPTAEQMMADVKIHESVFNKIHEGLPVRITSDALPGKVYGGHVHRVATQPDSQSVWLNPDLKVFNTEIEIDGDTHEMRPGMSCRAEIIVEQLDNAMYVPVQAMMRVKGKPTVYLLGPDGPQPRPVKIGLDNNRMVHIIEGLEPGEHVLLTPPLAPSRVEGTSGLPEINTKPKHNSENAGPDASAPATSGPTGGEAGPGAGERPKGSYKRRKPDGGDAGAASDNGGATSGGDGERHRRPADASTPSTGSDNADAKPARASQP; translated from the coding sequence GTGAGTTCAACCCCAACGAGTCTCACTGAAGCGCAAGTCCGGCCGCGCGGCGGATGGCTCAAGCGATGGGTCTGGGTCGGGGTGCTCGGCTGCGGCGTCGGAGCCGTCGTGCTGGTGGCGATGCTCATGGGCAAAAGCGCCCCCGCCACCGATCGATGGGCCAATGCCCCGACCTACGAAGTGAAGCGCGGCCCGCTGACGATCAGCGTCGACGTCGCCGGCTCCGTCCGCTCCGCGCAGGCGATCGTCATCAAGAGCGAGGTCGAGGGCCGCGCCGCCATCCTCTCGCTCGTCGAGGAAGGCACGATCGTCAAGCAGGGCGATCTGCTTGTCGAACTCGATTCGTCCACGCTTGCGGACAAGAAGATCGACCAGGAAATCGCCTACCAGAACGCCGAGTCCAACAAGATTCAGGCCAGCGAGAATCTCGATGTCGCGCGCAAGCAGGCGCAGGCCGACATCAGCGCCGCGGATGTGGACCTTCAACTGGCGCAGCTTGATCTGAAAAAGTACATCGAAGGCGAATACCAGAACGAACTGGCCGACGCTCAGAAAGCCATCTCGATCGCCGAGGCCAAACAGAAGCTCGCCGCCGAGAAGCTCGAATGGTCCAAGAAGCTGCAAGCGGAAGGGTACATCACGCTTAACGAGCTTCAGGGCGATGAGCTTGATGAGCAGAGCGCCCAGCTCGAAGTCGAAAGCGCGCATCGCGAACTGGACCTGCTCCGCAAATTCACCTACCAGCGCACGCTCGCGAAGCTTCAGAGCGATGTGGATCAGAAGACGTTCCTGCTGGACAAGACCAAGCACAAGGCCAACAGCAGCATCATCAACGCCGAGGCCGACCAGCGGGCCAAGGAAGCTTCGTTCAACCGCGAAAAAGAGAAACTCGGCAAGCTCAACGACCAGATCAGCAAGTGCAAGATCTACGCGCCCGTCGGGGGCATGGTCGTCTACTCGACGGTCGGCTCGCAGTCCTATCGCTCCAACTCCGACCCGATCGCCGTCGGCGTCGAAGTCACCGAGCGGCAGGAACTGATGCGCCTGCCGACGGCGGAGCAGATGATGGCCGACGTGAAGATTCACGAATCGGTCTTCAACAAGATTCACGAGGGTCTGCCCGTGCGGATCACCTCCGATGCGCTGCCCGGAAAGGTTTACGGCGGGCATGTGCATCGCGTGGCGACCCAGCCGGACTCGCAGAGCGTCTGGCTCAATCCCGATCTGAAGGTGTTCAACACCGAGATCGAGATCGACGGCGACACGCACGAGATGCGCCCCGGCATGAGCTGCCGCGCCGAGATCATCGTCGAGCAGCTTGACAATGCAATGTACGTCCCCGTGCAGGCGATGATGCGCGTCAAGGGTAAGCCGACGGTTTACCTGCTCGGTCCCGACGGCCCGCAGCCGAGGCCGGTGAAGATCGGGCTCGACAACAATCGCATGGTGCACATCATCGAAGGCCTCGAGCCGGGCGAACACGTGCTGCTGACTCCGCCCTTGGCGCCGTCGCGCGTCGAAGGTACGAGCGGCCTGCCGGAGATCAACACCAAGCCCAAGCACAACAGCGAGAACGCCGGCCCGGACGCCAGCGCTCCCGCAACCTCCGGCCCCACCGGCGGCGAGGCAGGCCCCGGTGCAGGCGAGCGGCCCAAGGGCTCCTACAAGCGGCGCAAACCCGACGGCGGCGATGCCGGCGCCGCAAGTGACAACGGCGGCGCGACAAGCGGCGGCGATGGCGAACGTCATCGCCGACCCGCCGACGCCTCAACCCCTTCGACCGGCTCCGACAACGCCGATGCCAAACCCGCCCGAGCGTCTCAGCCATGA
- a CDS encoding TolC family protein has translation MKQSRAIVIFVLAIVGCGILSGCQPADYRKDADKVTADLLKQGQAEALGHNEPFTIETPADTLRRRLISLQNLPIAGPESIGSDQLKPIAHWPEKNYPARAPSEAELAAPFESGKPVKLTLLESLAVGARNSREYQSRKEDVFRTALDLDLNLDEFRNTYTGLIESILSTDHASGAPTTGNLTSGTFRVDKKFESGAILTGRLIVDLAKLLSSDGQSSVGIFSDVSVTIPLMRGAGEYIVREPLTQAQRDLVYAFWNFERFKRQFVVNVASDYLSVLQNEDQVTNAAGNYERLITSARRARRLGDAQRLSSIEVDQAQQDELRARENWIKAQQSYQQALDRFKITLGLPTDANIALDRMELERLAANARKVLGEPDELAKAAANAHAPSLAADAPVVLPEPDTKGAGPYEMAESQAVKFALDNRTDLRVAQGQVYDAQRAVVVAADALKMGVNLVGNASIGQTRGIGSATLPDAQLRPSRGSYSAGLELDLPWERTAERNIYRDSYINLERSVRDVQALEDQIKLDIRSGLRQLLQARESYKIQVVAMQLARRRVDSTKLFLQAGRAAIRDVLEAERDLLDAQNALTASLVDYRVNELQLQRDMGVLQVDSKGQWREFNPNESH, from the coding sequence TTGAAGCAATCGCGCGCCATTGTCATTTTTGTGCTGGCGATTGTCGGCTGCGGGATTCTGAGCGGGTGTCAACCCGCCGATTACCGCAAAGACGCCGACAAAGTCACCGCGGACCTGCTCAAACAGGGGCAGGCCGAGGCGCTGGGACACAACGAACCGTTCACCATCGAAACCCCCGCCGACACCCTCCGCCGCCGACTCATCTCCCTCCAGAATCTGCCCATCGCCGGTCCCGAATCGATCGGCTCCGACCAGCTCAAACCCATCGCCCACTGGCCCGAAAAAAACTACCCCGCCCGCGCCCCCAGCGAGGCCGAGTTGGCCGCCCCCTTTGAAAGCGGCAAGCCCGTCAAGCTCACGCTCCTCGAATCCCTCGCCGTCGGCGCCCGCAACAGCCGCGAGTATCAGAGTCGCAAAGAAGATGTCTTCCGCACCGCGCTGGACCTGGACCTGAACCTCGACGAATTCCGCAACACCTACACCGGCCTCATCGAGTCGATTCTCTCCACCGACCACGCGAGCGGCGCCCCCACCACCGGCAACCTCACCTCCGGCACTTTCCGCGTCGACAAGAAATTCGAGAGCGGCGCCATCCTCACCGGCCGGCTCATCGTGGACCTCGCCAAGCTGCTGTCCTCCGATGGACAATCCTCCGTTGGTATTTTCAGCGATGTGTCGGTGACGATCCCGCTCATGCGCGGGGCCGGCGAGTACATCGTGCGCGAGCCGCTCACGCAGGCCCAGCGCGATCTGGTCTACGCCTTCTGGAACTTCGAGCGGTTCAAGCGCCAGTTCGTCGTCAACGTCGCCAGCGATTATCTGTCGGTGCTTCAGAACGAAGACCAGGTGACCAACGCGGCCGGCAACTACGAGCGCCTGATCACCAGCGCCCGCCGCGCCCGCCGCCTCGGCGATGCGCAGCGGCTTTCTTCGATCGAAGTCGACCAGGCCCAGCAGGACGAACTGCGGGCGCGCGAGAACTGGATCAAGGCCCAGCAGTCGTATCAACAGGCACTGGACCGCTTCAAGATCACGCTGGGCCTTCCCACCGATGCGAACATCGCGCTGGACCGGATGGAGCTCGAGCGTCTGGCGGCCAACGCGCGGAAGGTGCTCGGCGAGCCGGACGAACTGGCCAAGGCGGCGGCGAACGCACACGCGCCGAGTCTGGCGGCCGACGCGCCGGTGGTCCTGCCCGAACCGGACACCAAAGGCGCGGGGCCTTACGAGATGGCGGAGAGTCAGGCGGTCAAGTTCGCGCTGGACAACCGCACGGACCTGCGTGTGGCGCAGGGTCAGGTGTACGATGCGCAGCGGGCGGTGGTCGTGGCGGCGGATGCGCTGAAGATGGGCGTGAATCTGGTGGGCAATGCGTCGATCGGCCAGACGCGCGGCATCGGTTCGGCGACGCTGCCCGATGCGCAGCTTCGCCCCTCGCGCGGGTCGTACAGTGCGGGGCTGGAGCTGGATCTGCCCTGGGAACGGACGGCCGAACGCAATATCTATCGCGATTCGTACATTAATCTTGAGCGTTCGGTGCGTGATGTGCAGGCGCTGGAGGACCAGATCAAGCTCGATATCCGCAGCGGCTTGCGGCAACTGCTTCAGGCCCGCGAGAGCTATAAGATTCAGGTGGTGGCGATGCAGCTTGCCCGGCGACGCGTCGACTCAACGAAGCTGTTTCTGCAGGCCGGGCGCGCCGCCATTCGTGACGTGCTCGAAGCCGAACGCGACCTGCTCGACGCTCAGAACGCGCTGACCGCATCGCTCGTCGACTATCGTGTCAATGAACTCCAACTTCAGCGGGACATGGGCGTCCTGCAAGTCGATTCGAAAGGACAATGGCGTGAGTTCAACCCCAACGAGTCTCACTGA